A portion of the Punica granatum isolate Tunisia-2019 chromosome 7, ASM765513v2, whole genome shotgun sequence genome contains these proteins:
- the LOC116212624 gene encoding PRA1 family protein H has translation MSFQSNPLSLSLPEPALESWLRDSGYLELLDQRSSASAPSASASAGSGLGVPPGAGGGFFSSLFSHLGTLISLFTLNPFAKLTTDDFSGETPSWTDGFVGSCDSYSFPSSPTQARLRVQENVKRFARNYATLFILFFACTLYQMPFALVGLLSSLALWDFFKFSDDKWGFNQRPIIRLCLIRTAQCATAVILLCCNVQMALFCSLAVSYAVLMLHAAFRKLTPRKQLIRSGGRRN, from the exons ATGTCGTTCCAATCGAATCCCTTATCCCTAAGCCTGCCGGAGCCTGCGCTGGAGTCGTGGCTCCGCGACTCCGGTTACCTCGAGCTCCTCGACCAGCGCTCCTCCGCTTCCGCCCCCTCCGCATCCGCCTCCGCCGGCTCTGGACTCGGCGTACCTCCCGGTGCCGGCGGCGGATTCTTCTCCTCCCTCTTCTCTCACCTAGGAACACTAATCTCCCTCTTCACACTTAACCCCTTCGCCAAGCTCACCACCGATGACTTCTCCGGCGAGACCCCATCGTGGACGGACGGTTTTGTCGGGTCGTGCGATTCCTACTCATTCCCGTCGTCGCCCACTCAAGCGAGGCTTAGGGTTCAGGAGAATGTCAAGCGCTTCGCCCGCAATTACGCCACACTGTTTATCCTCTTCTTCGCCTGTACTCT GTATCAGATGCCATTTGCCCTTGTTGGGTTGTTGTCTAGTTTAGCTCTTTGGGATTTTTTCAAGTTCAGTGATGATAAATGGGGATTTAACCAACGACCTATCATTCGGTTATGTCTGATCCGGACTGCTCAGTGTG CCACAGCAGTGATTCTGTTATGTTGCAATGTCCAGATGGCACTGTTCTGTTCACTTGCTGTCAGCTATGCAG TCTTAATGCTGCATGCTGCATTCCGGAAGTTAACTCCTAGGAAGCAGCTCATAAGAAGCGGAGGTAGAAGGAATTAA
- the LOC116212623 gene encoding uncharacterized protein LOC116212623 isoform X1, which yields MSASHFVKQLFRFNSRHYLARPPSPSSLLLSCLSSALSRTYNHRTPYTTDSRFSSGSPSSSCSLSVSSETAATEPFSSSYLSVRIQCRKDEADVLSEALLCFGASSISIDEEDGPTSSDEISIDSVFSPSEDVGACISNAADSIGLKELPKYEVERREQEDWITKSQESFHPVEVTEGLWIVPEWRAPPDVNATNIILNPGLAFGTGEHPTTSLCLQLLRGLIRGGEHFLDYGTGSGVLAIAALKLGAGLAVGIDIDPVAISSARQNAALNNIGPGRMRLHLVPDNRPASNEAMRVDEEGRAAPGHEFISEEEMYDIIIANILLNPLLELADQIISYAKPGAVVGISGILLEQVPYITSRYSHFMEGISVSELDDWACVTGRRKKHLSGS from the exons ATGTCGGCCAGTCATTTCGTCAAACAACTCTTCCGCTTCAACTCCCGCCATTACCTTGCACGACCTCCGTCTCCCTCCTCCCTGCTCCTAAGCTGCCTCTCATCAGCTCTTTCCAGGACCTATAATCACCGCACTCCTTACACAACCGACAGCAGATTTTCCTCCggttctccttcttcttcttgctcttTGTCAGTGTCTTCGGAGACCGCCGCCACAGAACCGTTCTCATCATCTTATCTCTCTGTCCGCATCCAGTGCCGGAAAGACGAGGCT GATGTGCTTTCAGAAGCTCTTTTGTGCTTCGGTGCGAGCTCCATCAGCATCGATGAAGAAGATGGCCCCACGAGCTCCGATGAG ATTTCAATCGATTCTGTATTTTCTCCAAGTGAAGATGTGGGCGCGTGCATTTCAAATGCAGCTGATTCCATAGGCTTGAAAGAACTTCCAAAGTATGAGGTCGAAAGGCGAGAGCAAGAGGACTGGATTACGAAAAGCCAG GAATCGTTTCATCCAGTGGAAGTTACGGAAGGACTTTGGATTGTGCCCGAGTGGCGAGCACCCCCA GATGTGAATGCGACAAACATTATTCTGAATCCCGGATTAGCTTTTGGAACTGGGGAGCACCCTACTACGAGTTTATGTCTACAGCTGCTCCGTGGACTCATAAGAGGAGGGGAACACTTCTTGGACTATGGAACTGGTTCTGGAGTTCTCGCTATCGCAGCACTCAAG CTAGGTGCAGGCTTGGCAGTTGGAATTGATATAGATCCTGTGGCGATATCATCAGCTCGTCAAAACGCTGCTCTGAACAACATTGGCCCTGGGAGGATGCGACTCCACCTAGTCCCAGACAATCGTCCCGCCTCAAACGAAGCAATGCGTGTAGATGAAGAAGGGAGGGCCGCTCCTGGGCATGAGTTTATCTCGGAAGAAGAGATGTATGATATTATCATTGCAAACATACTCTTGAATCCTCTGTTAGAGTTAGCTGATCAAATCATATCATACGCGAAGCCTGGTGCAGTTGTCGGCATCTCTGGTATCTTATTGGAGCAG GTTCCGTACATCACCAGTCGATATTCACATTTCATGGAAGGTATATCAGTCTCAGAATTGGATGATTGGGCATGTGTCACTGGCAGGAGGAAGAAGCATCTCTCAGGCAGCTAA
- the LOC116212623 gene encoding uncharacterized protein LOC116212623 isoform X2, whose product MSASHFVKQLFRFNSRHYLARPPSPSSLLLSCLSSALSRTYNHRTPYTTDSRFSSGSPSSSCSLSVSSETAATEPFSSSYLSVRIQCRKDEADVLSEALLCFGASSISIDEEDGPTSSDEISIDSVFSPSEDVGACISNAADSIGLKELPKYEVERREQEDWITKSQESFHPVEVTEGLWIVPEWRAPPDVNATNIILNPGLAFGTGEHPTTSLCLQLLRGLIRGGEHFLDYGTGSGVLAIAALKLGAGLAVGIDIDPVAISSARQNAALNNIGPGRMRLHLVPDNRPASNEAMRVDEEGRAAPGHEFISEEEMYDIIIANILLNPLLELADQIISYAKPGAVVGISGSVHHQSIFTFHGRYISLRIG is encoded by the exons ATGTCGGCCAGTCATTTCGTCAAACAACTCTTCCGCTTCAACTCCCGCCATTACCTTGCACGACCTCCGTCTCCCTCCTCCCTGCTCCTAAGCTGCCTCTCATCAGCTCTTTCCAGGACCTATAATCACCGCACTCCTTACACAACCGACAGCAGATTTTCCTCCggttctccttcttcttcttgctcttTGTCAGTGTCTTCGGAGACCGCCGCCACAGAACCGTTCTCATCATCTTATCTCTCTGTCCGCATCCAGTGCCGGAAAGACGAGGCT GATGTGCTTTCAGAAGCTCTTTTGTGCTTCGGTGCGAGCTCCATCAGCATCGATGAAGAAGATGGCCCCACGAGCTCCGATGAG ATTTCAATCGATTCTGTATTTTCTCCAAGTGAAGATGTGGGCGCGTGCATTTCAAATGCAGCTGATTCCATAGGCTTGAAAGAACTTCCAAAGTATGAGGTCGAAAGGCGAGAGCAAGAGGACTGGATTACGAAAAGCCAG GAATCGTTTCATCCAGTGGAAGTTACGGAAGGACTTTGGATTGTGCCCGAGTGGCGAGCACCCCCA GATGTGAATGCGACAAACATTATTCTGAATCCCGGATTAGCTTTTGGAACTGGGGAGCACCCTACTACGAGTTTATGTCTACAGCTGCTCCGTGGACTCATAAGAGGAGGGGAACACTTCTTGGACTATGGAACTGGTTCTGGAGTTCTCGCTATCGCAGCACTCAAG CTAGGTGCAGGCTTGGCAGTTGGAATTGATATAGATCCTGTGGCGATATCATCAGCTCGTCAAAACGCTGCTCTGAACAACATTGGCCCTGGGAGGATGCGACTCCACCTAGTCCCAGACAATCGTCCCGCCTCAAACGAAGCAATGCGTGTAGATGAAGAAGGGAGGGCCGCTCCTGGGCATGAGTTTATCTCGGAAGAAGAGATGTATGATATTATCATTGCAAACATACTCTTGAATCCTCTGTTAGAGTTAGCTGATCAAATCATATCATACGCGAAGCCTGGTGCAGTTGTCGGCATCTCTG GTTCCGTACATCACCAGTCGATATTCACATTTCATGGAAGGTATATCAGTCTCAGAATTGGATGA